In the Oreochromis aureus strain Israel breed Guangdong linkage group 14, ZZ_aureus, whole genome shotgun sequence genome, one interval contains:
- the crybb1l3 gene encoding crystallin, beta B1, like 3 has translation MSHSGAQGSIGSHSVIGLRNHKIYLYEYENFQGRRMDLFGECRNLCEKGMERIGSIRVEIGPWVGYEQQNMTGEMFILEKGEYPRWDTWSNSYRCDRIMSIRPLRMDPQDHKICLYECANFEGRKMEVCDEDIPSLWSYGFQDRVASIQVTGGTWVGYQYPGYRGYQYMLEMGPFKHWNEWGAHHPQIQSIRRVRDMQTHRRGCFEMTA, from the exons ATGTCTCACTCAGGTGCTCAAGGCAGCATAGGCAGCCACTCTGTCATTGGGTTGCGCAATCACAAG ATATACCTCTATGAATACGAGAACTTCCAGGGACGTAGGATGGACCTGTTTGGAGAGTGCCGTAACCTGTGCGAGAAGGGCATGGAGAGAATCGGCTCCATCCGGGTAGAGATTGGACC CTGGGTTGGGTATGAGCAGCAGAACATGACCGGTGAGATGTTCATACTGGAGAAAGGAGAGTACCCCCGCTGGGACACCTGGTCCAACAGCTACAGGTGCGACCGCATCATGTCAATCAGACCTCTCCGGATG GACCCGCAGGACCACAAGATCTGCCTGTATGAATGTGCAAACTTTGAGGGTCGTAAGATGGAAGTGTGCGACGAGGATATTCCAAGTTTGTGGTCTTACGGCTTCCAGGATCGTGTTGCCAGCATTCAGGTCACCGGTGGAAC CTGGGTGGGTTACCAGTACCCTGGCTACCGTGGCTACCAATATATGCTTGAAATGGGTCCTTTCAAGCACTGGAATGAGTGGGGAGCCCACCACCCCCAGATCCAGTCCATCCGCCGCGTGAGAGACATGCAGACGCACCGCAGGGGCTGCTTCGAAATGACCGCATAG
- the cryba1a gene encoding crystallin, beta A1a, with amino-acid sequence MALNNPNPLGPWKITVYDQENFQGKRLEFTSACQNIMECGVDNIRSLKVECGAWAGYEHSSFCGQQFVLERGEYPYWESWSGSNAYHIERMMSFRPICSANHKESKMVLFEKENFMGRQWEINDDYPSLQAMGWGNNEIGSMQVQSGAWVCYQFPGYRGYQYIMECDRHGGEYKHYREWGSHAQSFQVQSLRRIQQ; translated from the exons ATGGCTCTGAACAACCCTAACCCACTGGGACCATGGAAG ATCACAGTTTATGACCAGGAGAATTTCCAGGGGAAGCGTCTGGAGTTTACCTCAGCCTGCCAGAACATCATGGAGTGTGGCGTTGACAACATTCGATCCTTGAAGGTGGAGTGTGGCGC CTGGGCAGGATATGAGCACTCCAGCTTCTGTGGCCAGCAGTTTGTTTTGGAGAGGGGAGAGTACCCTTACTGGGAGTCATGGAGCGGCAGCAACGCCTACCACATTGAGAGGATGATGTCTTTCCGCCCCATCTGCTCTGCT aatcacAAGGAGTCCAAGATGGTGCTATTTGAGAAGGAGAACTTCATGGGGCGCCAGTGGGAGATAAACGATGACTACCCCTCCCTGCAGGCTATGGGCTGGGGCAACAACGAGATCGGATCTATGCAAGTTCAGAGCGGCGC ctGGGTGTGCTACCAGTTTCCAGGTTACCGTGGTTACCAGTACATCATGGAGTGTGACCGTCATGGTGGCGAGTACAAACATTACAGAGAGTGGGGCTCCCACGCTCAGTCCTTCCAGGTGCAGTCGCTGCGCCGAATCCAGCAATGA